ACCCAAATCCTTGGATTTACTCCCAGTATTGTGGGACTTGAGTCGCTGGGGGTTGAAGCATCTACCGGACGCTAAGAGCAATCCGCTCGCAGATCGTATGCTGAAGAATGAGGCCAAATTCCAGGAAAAAATCAGAGCAAAGTTCACCCAACACAAAAAAGGAGGATAGCAAAAGAATCGATTTTGGCAAATCCGCTAAAAGAAAAGAAGGGTCTTCAACATTACTTCGGAGGAACCACGGTAATCCAATCTACGAACTTCGTTTTCAGAAATTCGTCTATCGGCGCCGAGAACTGGTGATAACCCAAGAACAGAATCCAATACGCAAGCGTAAAGCCCAACAAAACTTTGGCCGTGGAATTCGCCAAGAAAGGAGACGCGGAATAAAACATCCGGAACACCGCGATCGGCCAAAAGAAAAGTAGAAAGAAATAAAACGCCCGCGGCATTCCGGTAACCCAATTCAGGATTTCCGTAGGATAGGACCTGGTCAGTCTATCGTAGGATTCCTTGAGTTCCGGAAAGAATTGAAAGAAGTAAAAGACGAAAACGAAAAAGATCGCGACCTTCCAGATCACCTCTATATCGTTCCGCAATAGGACCAGAGTCAGACCCACGAACCAGAATAGGAAAAGAGGAAAGACGATCTGTTCCAGTAGGCCGGCGGAATTGGTTTGGGCAAAAAAAATCATTTGTGACTCCGACTTGATTTAGGCAACCTACCGGAGACCCAATCCAGACAACGGGCAAAACTTTCCGGGTCCGCCTTACCTTTTCCGGCGATATCGAAAGCGGTGCCGTGATCCGGCGAGACTCGTAAAAAATCCAACCCTAGAGTCAGATTCACTCCATGCTTCCCCTCCCACATTTTAAAGGGAATCAAACCTTGGTCGTGGTAGCATGCCAAAAAAAGGGAAAATCGACTCCGGGAAGGTTCGGCAAACGCGCCGTCTGCGGAAAGAGGGCCGATCACCTCTAGCCCCGCCTTTTGTAGAGAAGAAATCATAGGTTCCAGAATTTCCTTTTCTTCCTTTCCGATCTTACCGCCTTCTCCCGCGTGAGGATTCAAACCTAAAAACGCGATGGGCTTCCCTTTCGGAACGGCAGCCGCGCGGATGGCGGAGATCAAACTGGGAAGATGGATTTTTTTCAAGTAGAAAGGGACTTCCACAAGCGGAACGTGAGTCGTCAAAGGCAACACGCTCCATTCCCTTCCGGCCATCAACATGTATGTTCTGGTACCGTACTGATCCGCGAGGATTTCCGTATGACCTCGGAAACCCTTAACTCCGGCCTTAAGCACCCATTCCTTACTCAAAGGTAGAGTGACCAGATTTCCGCCCATAGCCTTCTGGATTCGGATCGCCTCCACCAAACTGGAATAGGCCGCCCTTCCCGACACCTCCGATGGAACACCCGGTTTCAGTCCGGCGCTTTGTTCGGGAGCTAAGGCGGCAGTCTTCCAGGAATACAATCCGGGAGCGCTGGTTTGGCCGAGATCGGAGACTTCCTTCCAGGACTTTCCGGGAGGAAAGACGCCGGAATGAACCAAGAGAACGGAAAATTTTTTAGAGAGGGACTTTAATTTGGCCAGAGAGGCCGTTAGAATTTCGGGCCCAACCCCGCAAGGATCTCCTTCTGTGATGAGAATGCGGTCCAAGGCCCTTCCTGTCCGGAAGATTAGGCTTCCTTGGCCCCGGCCCCTTGTTTGCCGAAGAGTTTTTCCAGGCTGAGAGAATCCTTGGAATATTCCAATTCGATCCTTTCCTTGTTGGAATGTTTCAGATCGCTGGAAATCATGCAACGACCTTCCAAAGTCACTCCGTTTTGGATGATCAATTCCGGAGTGCGGATGTCCCCCAAAATCAGGCTGGTGGGGAGAAGCATGACCCGGTTTCTTGCGGTGATGTTTCCGATTACGATACCTTCCACGATGACACTGGCCGCAGTGATATTCGTTTTGACTTTTCCGGAAATTCCGATGTACAGCTGCTCTGCTTGGAGGGATTTTCCTTCGAACTTCCCGTCGATCTTTAAAGATCCGTTGATAAAGAATTTCCCGCTGAAATAAGAGTTTTCGCCGATCGTGGAATTGGTTACTTCGGAAGAGTTCTTAACAAGTGCCATGAATATTGAAATCCTATAAGATTCCGAATCGCTAAGCGGATCGGATGTAAGCACAAAGTATAAGCCCTCTTTGTTCCGGAAAGGAATTTTTAAACGGACCTAGGGTTTTTTGGAAGAGCTTGCCGGGAGGAGAAGGAGGGGGAAAGCCTTCCCCCTCGGAAAAGCCCCGAGGTCTTTTCCGACCCCCTTCTGGCGGGCAACCTCCTCGTTTCCGCCATGCCCGAAACCCCGCTTTCCGAACTTAATGTTTGATATTCGGAACGTTGATACGGTCCAAGACTTCGGCCGTGAAATCCCGGAACTCCTGTAACGCTTTCGGGATCGCAAATCCTTCCAATTCCGTGGCCTTTTCGAACCGAGGGTTGAACAGGATCTTGTCCTCCACGTTCATGATGATTCCCCCGCCCGCCTTCAATCCGTCCAAAACCTTGTTCAGAAATTCGTTAAATTTTTGGAACATTTCAAACGCCTCGGCGATGAAAATCCGGGTCTGCTTGTTCTTCATCCGACTCAACTGTTCCCGGAATTCCTGCTTTTCCGCGGCCTGGTATTCCTCGA
The genomic region above belongs to Leptospira fletcheri and contains:
- a CDS encoding bactofilin family protein, which produces MALVKNSSEVTNSTIGENSYFSGKFFINGSLKIDGKFEGKSLQAEQLYIGISGKVKTNITAASVIVEGIVIGNITARNRVMLLPTSLILGDIRTPELIIQNGVTLEGRCMISSDLKHSNKERIELEYSKDSLSLEKLFGKQGAGAKEA
- a CDS encoding PdxA family dehydrogenase; this encodes MDRILITEGDPCGVGPEILTASLAKLKSLSKKFSVLLVHSGVFPPGKSWKEVSDLGQTSAPGLYSWKTAALAPEQSAGLKPGVPSEVSGRAAYSSLVEAIRIQKAMGGNLVTLPLSKEWVLKAGVKGFRGHTEILADQYGTRTYMLMAGREWSVLPLTTHVPLVEVPFYLKKIHLPSLISAIRAAAVPKGKPIAFLGLNPHAGEGGKIGKEEKEILEPMISSLQKAGLEVIGPLSADGAFAEPSRSRFSLFLACYHDQGLIPFKMWEGKHGVNLTLGLDFLRVSPDHGTAFDIAGKGKADPESFARCLDWVSGRLPKSSRSHK